One window of the Leptospira koniambonensis genome contains the following:
- the hpt gene encoding hypoxanthine phosphoribosyltransferase, whose protein sequence is MKNNTSNFNNIPFQTLFSNEMITARVRELGLQIASDYIEKNPIFICVLRGGVYFFSDLTKAVPIPIELDFIQAKSYVGTESSGNVELIKDLDADITGRDVLIVEDIVDTGRTLKFLISHLLSKKPKSLEVASLLFKEGGEAVGYPIKYVGWNIGKEFVIGYGLDYDGKFRNLPGVFLYSEE, encoded by the coding sequence ATGAAGAATAATACTTCAAATTTTAATAATATACCTTTTCAAACCTTATTCAGTAACGAAATGATTACTGCAAGAGTTAGAGAACTTGGACTGCAGATTGCAAGCGACTATATAGAAAAAAATCCAATTTTTATATGTGTTTTAAGAGGTGGAGTTTACTTCTTCTCTGATCTGACTAAAGCGGTTCCGATCCCAATTGAATTAGATTTTATCCAAGCAAAATCATATGTCGGAACCGAATCTTCTGGAAATGTAGAATTGATCAAGGACTTGGACGCAGACATCACAGGAAGAGATGTATTAATTGTAGAAGATATCGTAGATACTGGCCGCACGCTGAAATTTTTGATTTCCCATCTTCTTTCTAAAAAGCCTAAGTCTCTTGAGGTAGCTTCTTTATTATTTAAAGAAGGCGGAGAGGCTGTAGGATATCCGATCAAATACGTAGGTTGGAATATTGGAAAAGAATTCGTGATCGGATATGGCCTGGACTACGACGGCAAATTCAGGAATCTACCTGGAGTATTCCTTTATTCAGAAGAATGA
- a CDS encoding glycoside hydrolase family 25 protein has protein sequence MKLTYKFLILILTLGLLPLALYTAFDKGIFWFVYPSESKYPIRGIDVSNHQGNIDWKKVSENKISFAYIKATEGGDWKDKAFSRNWKEANQLGIRVGAYHFFTLCRSGKEQASNFISYVPKDPKALPPVADLEFIGNCKERPPLQDVKREIRDFLVALENHYNKKPILYLTYEFIDQYLEDDLLEYPVWIRDVFGHPSSSFERNWILWQYHSRARIPGIEGPVDLNVWNGSEESLYKL, from the coding sequence ATGAAACTTACTTATAAATTTCTAATCCTCATTCTTACATTGGGCCTTCTTCCCCTTGCCCTATATACTGCTTTCGACAAAGGAATTTTCTGGTTTGTATATCCGTCCGAATCAAAATATCCAATCCGCGGCATCGACGTTTCTAATCACCAAGGAAATATAGATTGGAAGAAGGTCTCAGAAAACAAAATCAGTTTTGCATACATTAAGGCCACGGAAGGCGGAGATTGGAAGGACAAAGCATTCTCTCGAAATTGGAAAGAAGCAAATCAACTAGGGATTAGAGTCGGAGCTTATCATTTTTTCACCCTATGCCGTTCTGGAAAAGAACAAGCATCTAATTTTATTTCCTATGTTCCAAAAGATCCAAAAGCATTACCTCCTGTAGCCGATCTGGAATTTATTGGGAACTGTAAAGAAAGACCTCCATTGCAGGATGTAAAAAGGGAGATCCGAGACTTTTTAGTTGCATTAGAAAATCATTATAATAAGAAACCTATCTTATACCTTACCTATGAATTTATAGATCAATATTTAGAAGACGATCTTTTAGAATATCCGGTTTGGATTAGGGACGTATTTGGACATCCTTCTTCTTCGTTTGAACGAAATTGGATCCTATGGCAATACCATAGTCGTGCAAGGATTCCAGGGATAGAAGGTCCGGTAGATTTGAATGTGTGGAATGGGAGCGAAGAATCCCTATACAAATTATAG
- a CDS encoding flagellar protein FlgN, which produces MILNKEEWLDRVSSLFEEEIRLYSEILELEKEKTESITKADGRSLETISKKTYELIVHASELERVRMSAIHDVYTSGNLGIPKEGELTLTDFLNKIDRESEHKLKQLGTRLKDTVHRLKDKIKANDKLIRTRQEFLKATIDAMRTNANSGEVAVYEDENPSTVRNKKKRSSVLVNASA; this is translated from the coding sequence ATGATATTAAATAAAGAGGAATGGTTGGATCGGGTGTCTTCTCTTTTCGAGGAAGAAATCCGACTGTACTCCGAAATCCTGGAGTTAGAGAAAGAAAAGACTGAATCGATCACGAAAGCGGACGGAAGATCTTTGGAAACGATTTCTAAAAAGACTTATGAATTGATCGTTCATGCAAGCGAACTGGAAAGAGTTCGTATGTCCGCTATTCATGATGTTTATACATCAGGTAATTTAGGAATTCCTAAAGAAGGCGAACTTACTCTTACTGATTTTTTAAATAAGATAGACCGTGAATCCGAGCACAAGTTGAAACAACTCGGAACAAGATTAAAGGATACGGTTCACAGGCTTAAAGATAAGATCAAAGCCAATGATAAATTGATCCGAACCAGACAGGAATTTTTGAAGGCCACCATCGACGCGATGCGAACTAACGCAAACAGCGGAGAAGTCGCAGTTTACGAGGATGAAAATCCAAGCACAGTTAGGAACAAGAAGAAACGTTCCTCGGTGCTCGTAAACGCTTCAGCGTAA
- a CDS encoding acyl-CoA thioesterase, translating into MQHCDPGGVVFTPQYFNLFVETIEDWFREGIGFGFPQMVSSNHQGIPAMKIIAKFYKPSKLGDILEFRVKLKRLRRQNILINVEAICNGERRCSGDFLHGFASLASLSLTDWPQDVHRKLEEYL; encoded by the coding sequence ATGCAACACTGCGACCCAGGGGGTGTGGTGTTTACTCCCCAATACTTCAATCTTTTTGTGGAAACAATCGAAGATTGGTTTAGAGAAGGGATCGGATTCGGATTTCCACAAATGGTAAGTAGCAATCACCAAGGTATTCCCGCCATGAAAATTATAGCGAAATTTTACAAACCCTCTAAGTTGGGAGATATATTAGAATTCCGAGTAAAACTAAAACGTCTTAGGCGTCAAAATATCTTGATCAATGTAGAAGCCATTTGCAATGGAGAAAGAAGATGTTCTGGAGATTTTTTACATGGATTTGCATCTCTTGCAAGCTTGAGTCTTACTGATTGGCCGCAAGATGTGCACAGAAAATTAGAAGAGTATCTATAA
- a CDS encoding citrate synthase family protein, whose protein sequence is MAFSSKKPFLNADEAASALGVEVQTIYAYVSRGLLHSESGGNKDRSKRYRREDIEQLLLRREERSQPGKTAKAALSLGQPVLESSITLLGENSLFYRGKDVLELSENGSFEDIACLLWEAEDTNPFESDWPILSEECIKILKLLEGRPILDISRILLPFLEYEDAKAFRKDPKTFRKTSSSILRYLTLFSSAKIESTGKISETLLNSWNPFRKKEDPNILSKLKLLEASLILSADHELNVSSFTARCVASSEASLYQVVLAGLAALSGPKHGLLTEKAILLLSQASGNKKKDKQLLEGKLRSGENIPGFGHPLYKKGDPRGRKLIQIVERFFPDDADVQLYLQFLKQIEELLEDYATIDAGLALVSKALKLPKGAGIGIFAIGRTAGWLAHAMEQYDSGNLIRPRAKYIGNLPQE, encoded by the coding sequence ATGGCTTTTTCTTCAAAAAAACCATTCTTGAATGCGGATGAGGCAGCCTCTGCTTTAGGGGTAGAAGTCCAAACCATATATGCATACGTTAGTCGCGGCTTATTACATTCCGAATCTGGAGGCAATAAGGACAGGAGTAAACGGTATAGAAGAGAAGATATAGAACAATTATTACTCAGAAGGGAAGAAAGAAGCCAACCTGGTAAAACTGCGAAGGCTGCTTTATCTTTAGGACAACCAGTTTTAGAATCCTCTATCACTTTGCTCGGCGAAAACTCTCTCTTCTACCGAGGAAAAGATGTTTTAGAACTTTCTGAAAATGGAAGTTTTGAAGATATAGCCTGTTTACTCTGGGAAGCAGAAGATACAAATCCTTTCGAATCAGATTGGCCTATATTATCTGAAGAATGTATTAAAATTCTGAAATTATTAGAAGGTCGTCCCATCTTGGATATTTCTAGGATACTACTTCCTTTTTTAGAATATGAAGATGCAAAAGCATTTCGAAAAGACCCTAAAACTTTCAGAAAAACTTCTTCTTCTATCTTAAGATATCTTACCTTGTTTTCCTCCGCCAAAATTGAATCGACAGGAAAAATTTCAGAAACACTTTTGAACAGCTGGAATCCCTTCAGGAAAAAAGAAGATCCTAATATCCTATCCAAACTCAAACTTTTAGAAGCTTCTTTAATTCTTTCTGCGGATCATGAACTAAATGTTTCCTCTTTTACTGCAAGATGTGTTGCTTCCAGTGAAGCTTCTCTTTATCAAGTTGTGCTCGCAGGACTTGCTGCTTTGTCCGGACCCAAACATGGATTACTCACAGAAAAGGCGATCCTTCTTCTTTCCCAGGCAAGCGGAAACAAAAAGAAAGATAAACAACTCTTAGAAGGAAAATTAAGAAGCGGAGAAAATATCCCAGGCTTCGGTCATCCTCTTTATAAAAAAGGTGATCCAAGAGGTAGAAAACTCATCCAGATAGTGGAAAGATTTTTTCCAGATGATGCAGATGTGCAACTCTACCTACAATTCTTAAAACAGATAGAAGAACTTTTAGAAGATTATGCAACGATTGATGCAGGACTCGCGCTTGTTTCTAAAGCACTCAAATTACCTAAAGGTGCGGGCATTGGAATTTTCGCAATAGGTAGAACTGCAGGTTGGTTAGCTCATGCAATGGAACAATACGATTCTGGAAACTTGATCCGGCCTAGAGCAAAGTATATCGGAAACCTTCCCCAAGAATAA
- a CDS encoding DUF1569 domain-containing protein produces the protein MSDPNFSRKEFIQKAVAIGVLTSSATVLGSCSNAPAGVKERGLQFSNFSEVNTELEKILLSKTIIQYGEWSPSQILLHCAQSIYYSIKGYPENKSEVFQNTLGKVAFWNFSRKGKMSHDLNAPIPGADVLQSGVSISDSVLELKKAISAFSNYTGEFAPHFAYGKLTKQEYELAHAMHIANHLDYVSIS, from the coding sequence ATGTCGGATCCTAATTTTTCCAGAAAAGAATTTATTCAAAAAGCTGTTGCTATAGGAGTTCTAACAAGCTCTGCAACTGTATTAGGATCCTGTTCAAATGCTCCGGCTGGTGTAAAAGAAAGAGGACTTCAATTTTCTAATTTTTCAGAAGTAAATACTGAGTTAGAAAAAATCCTTCTCTCTAAAACAATCATTCAATACGGAGAATGGAGTCCTAGTCAGATACTTCTTCATTGTGCTCAAAGTATTTATTATTCTATTAAAGGTTATCCTGAAAATAAATCCGAAGTTTTCCAAAACACTTTAGGTAAAGTCGCATTCTGGAATTTTTCCAGAAAAGGGAAGATGTCCCACGACTTAAATGCACCTATTCCTGGCGCGGATGTTTTACAATCAGGAGTTTCCATTTCAGACAGCGTTCTTGAATTGAAAAAAGCGATTTCAGCATTCTCCAATTATACCGGAGAATTCGCTCCTCACTTTGCTTACGGAAAACTAACTAAACAAGAGTATGAACTCGCTCATGCGATGCATATTGCGAATCATTTAGATTACGTAAGTATCAGTTAA
- the flgK gene encoding flagellar hook-associated protein FlgK — protein MGSTFSGLEIGKRGLAAHQQALQTTGHNISNADNKHYSRQRVVLQATDPLYEPSLNRAHLPGQIGQGVEIGSIERVRDNFIDDRIIETSGVKDYWAAKNEYLYQAENIFNEPNGTTLRTLMDKFWSSWEELANYPEDNAHRSVVLEKAQGLGSRIEDVYRKLSQLRDQSNREIEAHALHLNTIGENIRTLNERIAKSEALGDRPNDLYDKRDALLQELSGLTDITIGRSDEDELMVFIGQQILVQGGKLNKVDILGNPSKDGLLDLYWKVTGDPVLLRKGRLQGLIEVRDKILGEKIDQVDALAINVMDVINEIHKDGFGLNGNTNQNFFDIRSLALNTFGEYDSDGDGQNDISAIFRVTGKNTLDPDRPVGISGTMTFLKPDEKETQVLIPYSANDTLNGIIKRINASKVGVVAYMNHDNQLAFKATVAEDSAKKNFILRHIEDSGELLVGLTGMLMASGPSGAYDYKRLGEITKLQSKPEDITLTPHFHPSSHFKVNEHIANNVANIAAARGKDVGGTGDYNSPGGHKDGRNALLVASSLRNNPVMVDYSKTTDDFYNSLISKLATEARESKQEFGIQSDLMTELENMRQSVMGVSLDEEMANMVQFQHSYNASAKMINTMNEILDTIINRLGA, from the coding sequence ATGGGATCCACATTCTCCGGATTAGAAATTGGTAAAAGAGGTCTTGCGGCTCACCAGCAAGCCTTACAAACTACCGGCCATAATATTTCAAACGCGGATAATAAACATTATTCTCGCCAAAGAGTTGTTTTACAAGCTACTGATCCTCTATATGAACCTTCTTTAAATCGTGCTCACCTTCCAGGTCAGATCGGTCAAGGTGTTGAGATCGGTTCCATCGAACGTGTTAGAGATAATTTTATCGATGATAGAATTATAGAAACTTCCGGTGTAAAAGATTATTGGGCAGCGAAGAACGAATATCTCTACCAAGCTGAGAATATTTTCAACGAGCCTAACGGCACTACTCTTAGGACTTTGATGGATAAATTCTGGTCTTCTTGGGAAGAACTCGCGAATTATCCTGAAGATAACGCACATCGTTCTGTGGTTTTAGAAAAAGCACAAGGCCTCGGAAGTAGAATTGAGGATGTATATCGTAAACTTTCTCAATTGAGAGATCAATCGAACCGAGAGATCGAAGCTCATGCACTTCATTTGAATACGATTGGAGAGAATATCCGCACCTTAAACGAAAGGATTGCTAAGTCGGAAGCATTGGGCGATAGACCGAATGATCTTTACGACAAAAGAGATGCTCTTCTCCAAGAACTTTCTGGCTTAACTGATATCACAATCGGTAGAAGCGACGAAGATGAGCTGATGGTATTTATTGGCCAGCAGATCCTTGTCCAAGGCGGCAAACTCAATAAGGTCGATATATTAGGAAATCCTTCTAAAGATGGTTTATTAGATCTTTATTGGAAGGTTACTGGAGATCCGGTCCTTCTCCGCAAAGGGAGATTACAGGGTTTGATCGAAGTTAGAGATAAGATCCTGGGCGAGAAGATCGACCAAGTGGATGCTCTTGCGATCAACGTTATGGATGTGATTAACGAGATCCATAAAGACGGTTTTGGTTTGAATGGAAATACAAATCAGAACTTCTTCGATATTCGTTCTTTAGCTTTGAATACTTTCGGTGAGTATGATTCAGACGGCGATGGTCAGAATGATATCTCTGCGATCTTTAGAGTAACAGGTAAGAATACTTTGGATCCGGATCGCCCAGTAGGGATCAGTGGAACCATGACATTCTTAAAACCTGATGAAAAAGAAACTCAGGTTTTAATTCCTTATTCTGCAAATGATACTCTGAACGGTATTATCAAACGTATCAATGCTTCTAAGGTTGGTGTTGTGGCTTATATGAACCACGATAACCAATTGGCATTCAAGGCGACTGTTGCAGAAGATTCTGCTAAGAAAAATTTCATTCTTAGACATATTGAAGATTCAGGTGAATTATTAGTAGGTCTGACTGGAATGCTAATGGCTTCCGGGCCTTCTGGCGCTTATGATTATAAACGTTTGGGAGAAATCACCAAACTTCAATCTAAGCCGGAAGACATTACTTTAACTCCACATTTTCATCCTTCTTCTCATTTTAAAGTGAATGAGCATATTGCGAATAACGTAGCAAATATCGCAGCAGCAAGAGGAAAGGATGTTGGTGGAACAGGAGATTATAATTCTCCTGGAGGTCATAAGGACGGTAGGAATGCTCTTTTAGTAGCTTCTTCCCTTAGAAATAATCCTGTGATGGTGGATTATTCCAAAACCACAGATGATTTTTATAATAGTCTGATCTCTAAACTTGCAACAGAAGCAAGAGAATCAAAACAAGAATTTGGGATCCAATCAGATCTCATGACCGAACTTGAGAATATGAGACAATCGGTGATGGGTGTAAGTTTGGATGAGGAAATGGCCAATATGGTCCAGTTCCAGCACTCGTACAATGCGTCTGCGAAGATGATCAATACTATGAATGAAATTCTAGATACGATCATCAATCGTTTGGGCGCGTAA
- a CDS encoding M23 family metallopeptidase, with protein sequence MHSISKNIFLFLSLILFFSSLNFAKEPNKKKKEEPKKASVLPKLNQVALNSKPEKKKEEKKPKTVASEQKTSKRLKGEIVEKQEELFSFSLAGRKFAQGELLFLKIKPLPKILDKLGNFTISWEGQELPFNLRDGYILTFIPISPEFSKPYGVLELTEKHLFTKNESKQYEIPIQKTYFATSKVSHLTMDKQYTTDELSEETKAFIKECSDAKAKAFQSKSDLQIVTDFEYPVPNPILNSPFYKRRIYNKEKGRPHGGSDFKGGIGDPIYAINEGTVILARSMYYEGNFTVIDHGLEIYSLYMHQSEILVKPGDKVKKGDLIGKIGTTGMSTGPHLHLGLRVLGTMIDPLSVVQTDLIEMKNRTPKR encoded by the coding sequence ATGCATAGTATTTCTAAAAATATCTTTCTATTTTTATCTCTAATTCTTTTTTTTAGCTCTCTGAATTTTGCAAAAGAGCCCAATAAAAAGAAAAAAGAAGAACCTAAAAAAGCTTCAGTCCTTCCTAAACTCAACCAAGTTGCTTTAAATTCTAAACCAGAAAAGAAGAAGGAAGAGAAAAAACCTAAGACGGTTGCCTCAGAACAAAAAACATCCAAAAGATTGAAAGGTGAGATAGTAGAAAAACAGGAAGAACTGTTTTCATTTTCTCTTGCAGGAAGAAAGTTCGCACAAGGGGAACTTCTATTTTTAAAAATAAAACCTTTACCTAAAATTTTAGATAAGCTCGGAAATTTTACAATCAGTTGGGAAGGACAAGAACTTCCTTTTAATTTAAGAGATGGTTATATTCTCACTTTTATTCCTATCTCTCCAGAATTTTCAAAACCATATGGAGTTTTGGAATTAACAGAAAAACATCTTTTTACTAAAAACGAGTCCAAGCAGTACGAGATCCCAATCCAGAAAACGTACTTCGCAACTTCTAAAGTTTCTCATCTTACGATGGATAAACAATATACAACTGACGAACTTTCAGAAGAAACAAAAGCATTTATCAAAGAATGTTCCGATGCAAAAGCGAAAGCATTTCAATCTAAATCGGATCTTCAGATTGTTACCGATTTCGAATATCCTGTTCCTAATCCAATCTTAAACAGTCCTTTTTACAAACGTAGGATATACAACAAAGAGAAAGGTCGTCCTCATGGCGGTTCTGATTTCAAAGGTGGTATAGGTGATCCAATCTATGCTATCAACGAAGGCACCGTGATCTTAGCAAGGTCTATGTATTACGAAGGTAACTTTACAGTGATAGATCATGGCTTGGAGATATATTCCTTATACATGCACCAATCTGAAATTTTAGTAAAGCCAGGTGATAAAGTGAAGAAGGGAGATTTGATCGGAAAGATCGGAACTACCGGTATGTCAACCGGACCTCATTTACATTTGGGACTTAGAGTTTTAGGAACGATGATCGATCCACTTTCTGTTGTTCAAACGGATTTGATCGAAATGAAAAACAGAACTCCTAAACGTTAA
- a CDS encoding alpha/beta fold hydrolase, with protein MSIELLEKQNLFPFPADFPEVRSKYVNANGQKFFLLESGPKDGKPLLLLHGFPEFSYAWKNQIGYFAKLGYLVIAPDQRGYARSSKPKSISDYGLDILSEDIISILDVYGIPKTDIIAHDWGGAVAYWTLSRFPERFRKACILNVPHPTVMKRKILSDKSQRKKSMYILFFRIPWLPEFLLSRLNFRKLERSLTKTSIKGAFSPEEISLYKEVWAIPGCIKSMLHWYRAAVKNPPKLIRSRKIKVPTRIFWGEKDRFLAKEMAEETLELFSDASVRFFSKGTHWIHHEIPEILNPELESFLLEE; from the coding sequence ATGTCTATCGAACTATTAGAGAAACAAAATCTATTTCCATTTCCTGCTGATTTTCCGGAAGTACGTTCCAAATATGTTAACGCGAACGGACAAAAATTTTTCTTACTAGAGTCAGGCCCTAAAGATGGAAAGCCATTATTATTATTACATGGATTTCCTGAATTTTCTTATGCTTGGAAAAACCAAATCGGATATTTCGCAAAGCTTGGATATTTAGTAATCGCTCCGGATCAGAGGGGATATGCAAGAAGTTCCAAACCTAAATCCATTTCTGATTATGGACTAGATATTTTATCCGAAGATATCATTTCAATCTTAGATGTGTATGGAATTCCTAAAACGGATATTATCGCTCATGATTGGGGAGGAGCAGTTGCATATTGGACTCTTTCTAGATTTCCAGAAAGATTTAGAAAAGCATGTATCTTGAATGTTCCTCATCCAACGGTAATGAAAAGAAAAATCCTCTCTGATAAATCTCAAAGGAAGAAAAGTATGTACATTCTTTTCTTTCGAATTCCTTGGCTGCCTGAGTTCTTACTTTCCAGACTAAACTTCAGAAAATTAGAAAGATCCTTAACTAAAACATCTATAAAGGGAGCATTCTCTCCGGAAGAGATCTCTCTTTATAAAGAAGTTTGGGCAATACCCGGATGTATAAAGTCAATGCTCCATTGGTATCGCGCAGCAGTCAAAAATCCTCCTAAATTGATCAGAAGCAGAAAGATCAAAGTTCCTACTCGGATTTTCTGGGGAGAAAAAGACAGGTTTTTGGCAAAAGAAATGGCAGAAGAAACTTTGGAACTATTCTCGGATGCTTCCGTTCGTTTTTTTTCCAAGGGCACTCATTGGATACATCATGAGATCCCAGAGATATTGAACCCGGAATTAGAGTCCTTTTTATTGGAAGAATAG
- a CDS encoding flagellar hook-associated protein 3, translating to MRITNMMQNNSLVRTLNRHQLSLDETQNQLGTGQRIRTPSDDPGRATNQMFFRSRMNELDTFQANIDDGFGRLQQIDGELDRIGNLFQRARVLAVQASNGIYQGDKGFELEVAVGKEIDELLRALVDIANTRDATGRPLFGGHVIERPPFEPIESKIKGLQGLELKNQYIGVEYRGDIGEQIREIEKGEYIPVTIPGNKVFWGTNMSVTSRVDNSGYVAVSDQKFKIDGVEVQVSAGDTIDDIIDKINNSPIEAKANKLAQDNISLSSTAPHQIWLEDVDGGTVLRDIGLIDSGNSEPPNNYSKSATVTGLSVFDVLIQFRNDLIQKDQERISGRDIQDLDLALENILRYRSIVGARMNRMEEHSQRVSFDKSYMTELLAKNEGIDFPETIMNMKWLETIHQYALNVGSKVIKSTLMDFLR from the coding sequence ATGCGGATCACTAACATGATGCAAAATAACAGTCTGGTGAGGACTTTGAATCGTCACCAGTTGTCTTTGGACGAAACCCAGAACCAATTAGGTACAGGACAAAGAATTAGGACTCCTTCCGATGATCCTGGAAGAGCGACCAACCAAATGTTCTTTCGATCTAGGATGAACGAGTTGGATACTTTCCAAGCAAACATTGACGATGGTTTCGGAAGATTACAACAGATCGATGGTGAATTGGATAGAATAGGTAACTTATTCCAAAGAGCGAGAGTTCTTGCAGTCCAAGCTTCCAACGGTATTTATCAAGGTGATAAAGGTTTTGAATTAGAAGTCGCTGTTGGTAAAGAGATAGATGAATTACTTAGAGCGTTAGTCGATATTGCGAACACTAGAGATGCCACGGGAAGACCTCTTTTTGGTGGACATGTGATCGAAAGACCTCCTTTTGAACCGATTGAATCCAAAATCAAAGGACTCCAAGGACTGGAATTAAAAAACCAATACATCGGAGTGGAATATAGAGGAGATATCGGAGAACAGATCAGAGAGATAGAAAAGGGAGAATATATCCCAGTTACTATTCCTGGAAACAAAGTGTTCTGGGGAACGAACATGAGTGTTACAAGCCGTGTGGATAACTCAGGCTACGTTGCAGTTTCTGATCAAAAGTTCAAGATAGATGGAGTAGAAGTTCAGGTTTCTGCCGGTGATACTATCGATGATATCATAGACAAGATCAATAACTCTCCGATCGAAGCTAAGGCGAATAAACTCGCTCAGGACAATATCAGTCTTAGTTCCACTGCACCTCACCAGATCTGGTTAGAGGATGTAGATGGAGGAACTGTTCTAAGAGATATAGGTTTGATCGATTCTGGAAATTCTGAACCTCCTAATAATTACAGCAAGTCTGCAACTGTTACTGGACTTTCAGTATTCGATGTGCTCATCCAATTCAGAAACGATTTGATCCAGAAAGATCAGGAAAGAATTTCAGGTCGTGATATCCAAGACTTGGATCTTGCATTGGAAAATATCCTTCGTTATAGATCTATAGTTGGAGCAAGGATGAATCGTATGGAGGAACATTCCCAAAGAGTTTCCTTCGATAAATCCTACATGACTGAGTTACTTGCTAAAAATGAAGGGATCGATTTCCCAGAAACTATCATGAACATGAAGTGGCTGGAAACAATCCATCAATATGCACTTAACGTAGGATCCAAAGTAATCAAATCCACTTTGATGGACTTTCTAAGATAA
- a CDS encoding citrate synthase/methylcitrate synthase encodes MLLSEQEKEKNYSPGLEGIPAARTKLSQVDGKGGRLIIAGYPVEEFAGKAVFEETIFTLWNDRRPKPTETSLFSEELRSSRRFSKVIRTIIEEAVYANLPLIDILRIGSAALSLGSQKEDPKKDAMAVLSTFPLIVAWAYRLLKGQAPVLPKQDLDIAANFLYMLNGTDPDPRSVRALNTYLNTVCDHGLNASTFAARVIISTQSDMISAVTGGLGALKGPLHGGAPGPALDTVFEIGAKENAEKVLREKLKHNERLMGFGHRIYKVRDPRADVLAKAAKILYDTDEKREFYDLAMFVEKTALELLKEYKPDRILQTNVEFYTALLLHGLGFPTEIFTPVFAMGRAAGWTAHCFEQMQERIVRPDAIYTGEDGKLWN; translated from the coding sequence ATGCTACTCTCTGAACAGGAAAAAGAGAAAAATTATAGCCCAGGTTTAGAAGGCATCCCTGCGGCAAGGACCAAACTTTCCCAAGTAGATGGAAAGGGAGGAAGATTGATCATTGCAGGTTACCCAGTAGAAGAATTCGCAGGCAAGGCGGTCTTCGAAGAAACTATCTTCACACTTTGGAATGATAGAAGGCCAAAACCTACCGAAACAAGTTTGTTCTCTGAGGAACTCAGATCTTCCAGAAGATTTTCTAAAGTGATACGAACCATCATTGAAGAAGCAGTCTATGCAAATCTTCCTTTGATCGATATTTTACGGATTGGATCTGCTGCTCTTTCTTTAGGTTCTCAAAAAGAAGATCCCAAAAAAGATGCGATGGCTGTTCTTTCTACATTTCCTTTGATAGTTGCTTGGGCTTATCGTTTGTTGAAAGGACAGGCCCCAGTTCTTCCTAAACAGGACTTAGATATCGCAGCCAACTTTTTGTACATGTTGAATGGTACCGATCCTGATCCTAGAAGTGTCCGTGCATTGAATACATATCTGAATACAGTTTGCGACCATGGACTGAATGCTTCTACATTTGCAGCAAGAGTGATCATATCTACTCAATCTGATATGATCTCTGCTGTCACCGGTGGACTTGGTGCATTAAAAGGACCTTTACATGGCGGAGCTCCTGGGCCTGCATTAGACACTGTCTTTGAGATAGGAGCCAAAGAAAATGCGGAGAAGGTTCTAAGAGAAAAATTAAAACATAACGAAAGACTAATGGGTTTTGGGCATAGGATCTATAAAGTCAGAGACCCTCGTGCGGATGTTCTTGCTAAGGCTGCGAAAATTCTATACGACACTGACGAAAAAAGAGAATTCTATGATCTTGCGATGTTTGTGGAAAAAACTGCTTTAGAATTGCTGAAAGAATATAAACCGGACAGAATTCTGCAAACCAATGTGGAATTTTATACAGCATTACTTTTGCATGGATTAGGATTTCCAACCGAGATCTTTACTCCAGTATTTGCAATGGGAAGAGCAGCGGGCTGGACGGCTCATTGTTTCGAACAAATGCAAGAAAGGATCGTCCGACCGGATGCGATCTATACGGGAGAAGATGGAAAACTTTGGAATTGA